From one Cyanobacterium stanieri PCC 7202 genomic stretch:
- a CDS encoding hypothetical protein (KEGG: cyh:Cyan8802_3061 hypothetical protein~SPTR: Putative uncharacterized protein) — protein sequence MNQSFNRQPNYFNGQDGDNNLLKYLQSLSPETIANLSQPQSQEVFQVMEKNIVGLLGNLPAEGFGVMVSTSRENLGKLLASAMMSGYLLRNAEQRMDFENALSGSESQDRHQ from the coding sequence ATGAACCAATCATTCAATCGCCAACCCAACTATTTTAATGGTCAAGATGGAGATAATAATTTATTAAAGTATCTTCAATCCTTAAGTCCAGAAACCATTGCAAATTTATCTCAGCCCCAGTCTCAGGAAGTTTTTCAAGTCATGGAAAAAAATATTGTCGGTTTATTGGGCAATCTTCCCGCAGAAGGGTTTGGAGTGATGGTAAGTACCAGTAGGGAAAATTTAGGTAAGTTATTGGCTTCAGCAATGATGAGCGGTTATTTGTTACGTAATGCAGAACAAAGAATGGATTTTGAAAACGCCTTATCAGGATCTGAAAGTCAAGATCGTCATCAATAA
- a CDS encoding hypothetical protein (PFAM: TM2 domain~KEGG: cyp:PCC8801_0601 hypothetical protein~SPTR: Putative uncharacterized protein) — MQSSTNSVNNLPKKKIISIILAFLGTIAPLGGLHKFYLGQPIWGVLYLVLGWNSPLVKIACAVDVVLYLLQSQDQLFFNSNNDHGEIASLEQKSLMAQNTVDVVSAIRELENLRKEGLISEYEFEQKRRVLLD; from the coding sequence ATGCAATCTTCTACCAATTCTGTGAATAATTTACCGAAGAAAAAAATCATCAGTATTATTCTAGCTTTCCTAGGTACTATTGCCCCGTTGGGTGGGTTACATAAGTTTTATTTGGGACAGCCAATTTGGGGGGTTTTATATTTGGTTTTGGGTTGGAATAGCCCTCTGGTAAAAATTGCCTGTGCGGTGGATGTGGTGCTGTATTTGTTACAGTCTCAGGATCAGTTGTTTTTTAATTCTAACAATGATCATGGAGAGATAGCCAGTTTAGAGCAAAAGTCTTTGATGGCACAGAATACGGTGGATGTGGTTTCGGCTATTCGTGAGTTGGAGAATTTGAGGAAGGAGGGGTTAATTTCTGAGTATGAGTTTGAACAAAAGCGTCGTGTTTTACTGGATTAG
- a CDS encoding protein of unknown function DUF1825 (PFAM: Domain of unknown function (DUF1825)~InterPro IPR014954~KEGG: cyh:Cyan8802_0615 domain of unknown function DUF1825~PFAM: Domain of unknown function DUF1825~SPTR: Putative uncharacterized protein), with translation MGFFDSEVVQQEAKQLFEDYQDLTRLGGEFGKFDREGKKIFIEKMEDMMERYRIFMKRFELSEDFMAKMTIEQLKTQLSQFGTTPEQMFMQMNQTLERMKKEI, from the coding sequence ATGGGTTTTTTTGATTCGGAAGTAGTACAACAAGAAGCCAAACAACTATTTGAAGATTATCAAGACCTCACAAGACTAGGAGGGGAATTTGGTAAATTTGATCGAGAAGGGAAAAAAATCTTTATCGAGAAAATGGAAGATATGATGGAACGTTATCGTATCTTTATGAAAAGATTTGAACTCTCCGAAGACTTCATGGCAAAAATGACCATTGAGCAACTGAAAACCCAACTCAGTCAATTTGGTACTACTCCCGAACAAATGTTCATGCAGATGAACCAAACCCTCGAAAGAATGAAAAAAGAAATTTGA